The candidate division WOR-3 bacterium genomic interval ACCGGAAAACAATATCGGGTCTGGATGTTCTCTCTGCCGTTCTCTGAAATTTTCATCAATCTGCAGAAAGGCATACTTATACTACTGATACGGGATTTCCTTTATATCTTCCTCATCCCGATTTTCGTCGGGTTCTACGTCCTCTTCAAGAACGAACGTAAAAAATTCTGGTTTTTCAGTACGGTGATAGTCTTCAACTTTCTATACGCCGTGAATTACTCGATCCCTGACATTGAATCCTATTATATCCCCGCATTGGTCTCCTTTATATCTGTATTGGGTTTCGGTCTGACCCGTCTGAAGAAAATACTTCCGTGGTTTGTAACCATCCCTCTTGCCCTGGCCATACCCTTTTTAAACTACAACTCCTGTACCCTCAGAAACAACACCTTCGCCTATGACCTGAGTTATGCCCATATTCGGGAGCTGCCGAAAAACAGTCTCGTGCTCTTCACCCTCTGGGATATCTACTCTCCGCTGCTCTATCTCCAGAAAGTGAAAGGAATCAGAAAAGACCTGGTGCTGATTGATAAAGAGTTATTGAGACGGACATGGTATATCAGATTTCTGAAGAATGAATATCCGGAATTTTATAAGAAGGTGGAAAACTCCATCAATTCATATCTCGTAGAGCTGTACAAGTTCGAGTATGATAAACCGTACAACCCGGCGTTGATTCAAATGCGTTTCATAAATTTACTGGAGAGCTTTATCGAAGCGAAGTTAGATGAACACGTCTATCTCATTATGCCGTTTCCGGATCGTGATCTGAATCAGACAAAGATCGATTACCATTGGATTCCGCGGGGATTGGTCTTTGAAATAAAAAAAGAAACGGCATGTGATACGCACTTCGATTTCTCAAAATTAGCCCTTGAAAAACCGGCGGTTGTCAATGACGAACGGTTAAACCACATGATAAATATCGTAGAAAGGATGGCTTACTATAATATCACTTATTTAAAAACCCAGAAACGATTTACCGAAGCGGCGGAAATCAAAAACTGGCTGGAAAATTCTTTTCCGTCTCAATAGATCAGCGCAGTGATTTTTTGAGTCTGTTCCAGAATGAATTCGCGGCTTTGATTCTTCTTATATTCTTCTCAGCCGCTTCCCTGCCCACCTCCACCAGCTCATCGAGGGCGGAAAAGTCAGCCCAGTGAAACCCGGTGATATCCGGCTTGATCACGCAATCCGCCTGTTCCAGAATTCTCTGGTCGAGATAATATCTTACAAAAGATTGGGCACGCTGGTTTATTCGAAATCCTGTATCAGGTTCATCGTTGAATCTCGGCAGATGTCCGAGATACGACGCCACCACGATCTTCGCACCGAGACGCTTCACCGGTAACACCGGAATATTATCAATCACCCCGCCGTCGACAAGAATCTTATTCCCTCTGGTGAAAGGCGGAAAGATACCGGGAATCGCACAACTCGCCCATACACCGTCCCTTATCTTCCCTGAGGTAAAAAGCACCTCTTCTCCGGTACGGATATCCAGAGCATTGCAGATAAAACGTATACGCAAATCGCGGAAGGTTTTGTCACCAAAGAGATTGGTGAACAACCGCTTCGCCGCCTCGGTTTTAATATGTGACTTTTTGAAGAAGAGCCTTCCGAAGTATATCTTTTCAAAAACCTCTTTTTTAAACCGTTCCAGTACATTCCTGCTTTCCGTATAAAATTCATCGAGTCCGAAATTCTTGAACTCTTCGGATTTAATCATCTCTTCAGCCTTGCTCTTCAGGTCTTTTGCCGAACCATCAAGACAGTAGATCGCTCCGATCACCGAACCCATCGAGGTACCGGCGACGAACTTCGGTTTTATGCCGTGTTCTTCCAGCACTTCCAAAACACCGATATGTGCCAGACCTTTTGCACCGCCGCCGCCCAACGCCAATCCAAAGCTCACGTTCCGCTCCTCTCTTCAGAAACAAGAGACTTCTTATCTTTATCCTCCTGCTTTGAGGATGTCTTCTTTTTATCAGCCAAAGTCTTCGCCACTGCTACCTGATCCCTGCCGTTCTGTTTCGCCCAATACATCGCCTCATCGGCCTTCCTGATCAATTCATCCCTGGTCTCCGCATCAGTAGGGTAGTGTGCCACACCGATGCTTACGGTGATCTTTATCCTGGTGTGATCGACCTTTATACTGGATTTCAAAAGGTGGTCCTTGAGGTGCACGGCGTGATCGATCCCTTTCTTAAGGGAACATCTGGGAAAAATCATCACAAACTCCTCACCTCCGTAGCGTGCCGAAATACAATTCTTGGATTTGGTCATCAACCTTCCGAGAAACTCCAGAACCTTATCACCTCCCTGATGTCCGTAGGTATCGTTTATCTGCTTGAAGTGATCGATGTCGAATAAAAGCAGAACAAGTTCCCTTTTCTTCTTAAGTTCCTTCTCCAGGATTTCCTGAAAATAACGGTGGTTATACAGGCCCGTCAGACCGTCCCTTTCGCTCAGTTCTTTCACTTTATTATGAAGAGCCGCCCGTTGCCAGGCGAAAGAAAGCTGCGAAGCCAGAATATTCAATGCATCGATGTTGTCACGGTTGAATTTTTTCTTACGGTGATCCTCAAGCCAGATCACTCCCAGCAGTTCTTCATCCCGAAATACCGGAATACCGACGAAAGAAAGGTTCCTGGTCTTTATACTTTTTTTAAGAACCACCACATTTCCTTTACCCAGGTCGTCTTTTATAATGCAGTCTCTGTGGCGCGCCACAAAACCTACAAGGCCGTCGTCAAAAGAGAATTTCGTTTTCTCCTCCACATAGGTGGAATAAAGCACTTCTCCTTCTTCATTCAATTCATCAATAGCAGCGATACCGACGTCATTACATTCCATTACCTCTTTAAAGAATTGGGCGGCGTCTGATAAGATCTTATCCAGGTCGAGTTCTTCTTTATTCAATTCTTTAATATGCTCGGAGATTTCTTTCAAATACTTCGCCTCGTAACTCTTCTGCTCGTACAACCTGAGCATTGCAAGCAGGTAACCCGCCGAGTGGACCGCCTCTGTGAACTTCTCCTTGTCCTCCTCATCGAACAGCTGATCTTTCCGGTCCATAATCAATATCCCCTCAACCTTGTTGAGAAGGATAATCGGAGCGATCAATACCGAACCGACCTTCACTTCACCTCTGTAATATCCAAGTTCATCGGGATTCTGGACGAATTCTTTTATTAAAATCACTTTACCGGAGGCGATGACCTGGCGGTAAATACCTGATTTTACATCGATGACGGTGTCGGGCCGAAAGAGTTCTGAATGGGAAAATCCCTGGATAAGAGTAAGGTTGTCGTTGTAATAAGAAAAGATCGCGGTCGTGTATGCATTGAACATTCTGTGTATCAACTTAACGAAATAAAGAAGTGGTCTTTCAATACCTCGATGCCGATCAATATCCTGTACCGACGTCACAATCTTCTTCTGTTCAAAATCAGCCGGTCCTAAAAACTGATCCCGTGATTCATATTTCATTAATGATTTTTTAAGGAAAGACTCACTTTCCTGCTGTTTCTTTATTATGAAACCGATCACTCCCGCCGATGCAAAGAAGATGATCAAAGGTGGAAACATCACTGTGTGGGTGAAGACGGCTGAAAGTGTTTCCACGACAAAAAGGCACAATGCAACGACCCAGTAATTTATATACTTTTCTCTGTATCCGATGATCGCCAGGACCAGCGGGTATATAAAGAACAGCATCGAAGCGACGCCACCGGTAAGTTGAACAGATAGATTCGTAATGATCCCACCGGCAACACTGTGAGACAAAATTATTTTCCTTCTATTCAAGTAGTATAAAAAATAGAATAGAATAACCGCCAGAAAAACATATAGAAATTGGGATGGAAGTATCCGTTTGAATATACCAACACCGCTGACGATGCCGTAGATGATTGAAAAGATGTAAAAAATTTTTATTCCCATTCTATCGTCGAAGGCGGTTTTGAGCTAATATCAAAAACGACCCGATTTATACCTTTCACCTCATTGGTTATTCTGCTCGAAACACGGGCGAGAAACTTATACGGCAGACGCACCCAGTCCGCGGTCATACCGTCTTCACTGTAGACCGCCCTGATTGCACATACGGCGTCGTAAGTTCGCCTATCACCCATCACCCCGACACTACCGAAAGGTAACAGCACCGCGAAGATTTGCCATATCTTTTTGAAATTACGGAGTGATCGAGCTTCTTCGAGTAGAATACTGTCTGCCTGCCGCAGCGTCTCCAGACGTTCCCTGGTGACCGGCCCGATGATTCGGACGGCCAACCCCGGACCGGGAAACGGTTTTCGCTCGATGAATCTGCTGGGCAGACCCAGCATCTTCGCTATCCGCCTCACTTCATCCTTGAATAATAACCTCAGCGGTTCAATGATCTCCAGCTTCATCTTTTCCGGCAGGCCGCCCACATTATGGTGGCTCTTAATGACCGCGGAAGGTCCGATACCCTTTCCCGACTCAATCACATCAGGATAAAGTGTTCCCTGCACCAGGAACCGTACGTTCTTTATCTTCTTCGCCGAAGCTTCAAAGAGGCTTATAAACTCTCTGCCGATGATCTTCCGCTTCTTTTCAGGATCCCGCACCTTCGCCAATTTCAAAAGAAATCTTTTACGGGCATCCACCACTTTGAGATTGATTCGGGGTCTCAAAATCTTCTCGACCTCCTGCCGTTCGTTCATCCTCAGTAAACCGTTATCGACGAAAATACCTATGAGGTTGTCACCCACTGCCTTCGCCGCCAGCGACGCCGCAACCGTCGAATCAATGCCTCCGCTGACCGCACACAAGACTTTATCCTTACCGACGAGGTCTCTTATTCTTTCCACCTCCTGGTCAATGAATCGGCTCATCGACCAGTTCTTCTTTGCATGACAGATCTTTGTGAGGAAATTATCTATGATCTTTATCCCGTAACGGGTGTGGTGAACTTCAGGATGGAACTGTATCCCGTATATGTTATTCAGTCTGAAACCGGCGATCGGATTGGTCTCGGTTGAGGCA includes:
- a CDS encoding DUF2723 domain-containing protein is translated as MLSKNKSIRVRLKSPYFTGVLLILYTLIFYLFSLCPTVYLIDSGELAAVSYTLGIAHPTGYPLYTLISYFFAHLPGEPVFNLNILSALFTAAAVFLTYLFSRSVIKKSPISIIPAILLAFAPTIWRTSITNEVYPLTVLFASAILFLLFKIRDERDFYILMYVIGLAFTNHVIVFTVAVPAVLYAAVVYRPSAKQFIVGLLFALLGGSLYLYLIIRTLGGAELHWGDTYNLQRLLWHITGKQYRVWMFSLPFSEIFINLQKGILILLIRDFLYIFLIPIFVGFYVLFKNERKKFWFFSTVIVFNFLYAVNYSIPDIESYYIPALVSFISVLGFGLTRLKKILPWFVTIPLALAIPFLNYNSCTLRNNTFAYDLSYAHIRELPKNSLVLFTLWDIYSPLLYLQKVKGIRKDLVLIDKELLRRTWYIRFLKNEYPEFYKKVENSINSYLVELYKFEYDKPYNPALIQMRFINLLESFIEAKLDEHVYLIMPFPDRDLNQTKIDYHWIPRGLVFEIKKETACDTHFDFSKLALEKPAVVNDERLNHMINIVERMAYYNITYLKTQKRFTEAAEIKNWLENSFPSQ
- a CDS encoding diguanylate cyclase, producing the protein MGIKIFYIFSIIYGIVSGVGIFKRILPSQFLYVFLAVILFYFLYYLNRRKIILSHSVAGGIITNLSVQLTGGVASMLFFIYPLVLAIIGYREKYINYWVVALCLFVVETLSAVFTHTVMFPPLIIFFASAGVIGFIIKKQQESESFLKKSLMKYESRDQFLGPADFEQKKIVTSVQDIDRHRGIERPLLYFVKLIHRMFNAYTTAIFSYYNDNLTLIQGFSHSELFRPDTVIDVKSGIYRQVIASGKVILIKEFVQNPDELGYYRGEVKVGSVLIAPIILLNKVEGILIMDRKDQLFDEEDKEKFTEAVHSAGYLLAMLRLYEQKSYEAKYLKEISEHIKELNKEELDLDKILSDAAQFFKEVMECNDVGIAAIDELNEEGEVLYSTYVEEKTKFSFDDGLVGFVARHRDCIIKDDLGKGNVVVLKKSIKTRNLSFVGIPVFRDEELLGVIWLEDHRKKKFNRDNIDALNILASQLSFAWQRAALHNKVKELSERDGLTGLYNHRYFQEILEKELKKKRELVLLLFDIDHFKQINDTYGHQGGDKVLEFLGRLMTKSKNCISARYGGEEFVMIFPRCSLKKGIDHAVHLKDHLLKSSIKVDHTRIKITVSIGVAHYPTDAETRDELIRKADEAMYWAKQNGRDQVAVAKTLADKKKTSSKQEDKDKKSLVSEERSGT
- the guaA gene encoding glutamine-hydrolyzing GMP synthase, coding for MIAVIDFGSQYTQLIARRVRECRVYSEIFSCFIEIEKLLDRDVEGLILSGGPGSVYQGRAKLFRKFFELNVPVLGICYGMQLAAKLHGGVVKYTKKREYGHALLTAKKALLFSDQPKKFSVWMSHGDSVVKLPKGAKVIASTETNPIAGFRLNNIYGIQFHPEVHHTRYGIKIIDNFLTKICHAKKNWSMSRFIDQEVERIRDLVGKDKVLCAVSGGIDSTVAASLAAKAVGDNLIGIFVDNGLLRMNERQEVEKILRPRINLKVVDARKRFLLKLAKVRDPEKKRKIIGREFISLFEASAKKIKNVRFLVQGTLYPDVIESGKGIGPSAVIKSHHNVGGLPEKMKLEIIEPLRLLFKDEVRRIAKMLGLPSRFIERKPFPGPGLAVRIIGPVTRERLETLRQADSILLEEARSLRNFKKIWQIFAVLLPFGSVGVMGDRRTYDAVCAIRAVYSEDGMTADWVRLPYKFLARVSSRITNEVKGINRVVFDISSKPPSTIEWE